AGGCATATCgcacaaatttattgcaccGCCTGAGCgaagaaatcgaaaaaaagCGACCGCTTTTAGCGAAAAAGAAATTCTTGTTTAATCTAGATAGAGCACCACTCCCCACTTCCGTGATCGCGatgaccaaaatcaatcaacttggtttcgaactttttgcTCGCCCTCCCcgttcgccagatttagccccaccagattattttctacatCCAAACCTGAAAAAACTACTCGGCGGAAAGTAATTTGCCAACAACGAAGGGGTAGAGCCTAAGCTTGGTGTCTATTTTGAAAtcttcgaagcttcttaccaCAAACAGGGCAAGTTTCTCAATCTTAAAGGAGACTCTGTTGAAGAATAATACCAGATTTTCTAGTCTCCAAGTGTCACATCGGGTACGTCTGGGACTGTCCTCCTAAAACTTATGATTGTAGCGGCCAACTTTTCATACAGAAGACTAAGGAGAAACATTAACGAGTCAGTTGCttacattatttacatttcttttcaattttcatacaCATGTTGGAACACGTTAAAGAATGAAATGACTCGTGTGAGAGGTTGAGCGAAAGCGTCAGCAGATATCACGCTTTACATTAGCTACAAAGCTGCCCACTGCTGAATGCGagctgatgcaaaattattgcaaagttTCATCAATAGTCAAATGATACTTCTATTTTTGCTCTCTCTGTTTCTGGTGGCGTTTTCGTGTTCTTCGGACCTGTCCTGTTCGTCATGAGCAGCTTTCGCTCTTCTTGCATGAAAGAAATAAACGCGGCATTGCCGCTTTATGCTGGCTTCTCGTCACTGGGACAATCATGGAATATTCGGTAAACAAGCACTTAGAGAGTTCACCATTGGAATCGCACTTCGGACAATAATTGTTACGATCTCGATGTTCGAATGGCTTAAATGTACCGGCTTTCAACGGAACACTATTTGTTAATTCGATAAGCAAACAACAAACTTGTCAACTAAGAGTTCACTAATAAGTACCTATTTCGTTTCTAAACAGTTTAATATCGCTTAGTACAATTGCTCCGTTCTTCTAACTCTACTGGACGTGGAGTGGCACCCTACTTAACAACAGTTCCTTTATATACTTCGAATTCCATGATTAGAAGACAATTTTGTTAGAAACGTGCAAATATTAACATAAGAAAATGTACGTCGAGGCATTGCTGCGACAGACCCTCCGTTGTTCTCTCTGCTTTATCTGCCGCCCACCGTAACAATATTATCTTTCGTAATATCGTACTAATCACTAAAATTTTTCCAGCGCCAATTTAGGAGGACTTTAAAAACGGTCATAATAGCGAAGGAGATTTAGGTTAATTGGCAGATTTTCGTAAtagttataataattataattaatccAAGAGCGAAATAATGGCGGCGGATTAAAAAGGGAAAACGATTTGCCAAATACGGCGCCTGCAGTTCCTGCGCCAAATCAATTAGAACGTTTAGTAATTACGACCTAAAATGGCTTTATTTGATTAAGTTCAATTCGTGGGTTCGGTCGTGACTTATACGCGTCAAAGAGATGATCTCTTCATGGGCCGAAACGCGGTCGTAGACCAAATAAAGAGACAAAAATCGGAGAAATTACAGGCCTAGACGACGATAAAATGCCCGATTTAATATTCCGACgaggtatttaaaaaacctttaagAGAGATTTTGAGTTTACTACttaagaatataaaaaatcacCCATTGTTTGAGGGAACAGTGAATAGGATCCGTTTTATTGCTCGAGCATTGTTTAAGGCCTTGTAAATGATCTTACGAAATAGCGCTCCTTTTTACATATCACCGTTCATTATTACAATGTCTTCAGAagctcataaaataaattattccatAACATGCCTCCGACTGCCTTTTTTTCCTCGGCAGCGTCTTTCGTGAGTTTCGTAGTTGACTTGcgtcaattaatttatttgaaaataatttaaaactagtTTATCTGGCTTAGCTAAGCGACCTAGCAAGGAAAACACTGAAAGCTAACTAATTGGGCTTATAAAGATTCCTACTTAAAATAGTTGACGCTTCTTGAAAaggttaataatttattgaacgTAACACGGTAAAGCCGTCCAATAATCTTATAATTCCtggtaattaattaaattcgaaaTCGCTTTAAGAATGCTTCTGAAGATCCGAAAAGGAGAACTAATGCGGTATTTTTCGGTAGCACTTACTTACCGTGCCGCCAAAGTACTTAAGTGCTATGCCGTATAGTACAAGATCTACATACGctcaatatttcttttttcacctttattaattttttcaattaattaatgatCGAGCGAGGGAATTTGGGATGCTTCCGGCTCTATAATTCCATTAGCAGTTATAGATTTGTTCCGACCGATAATTAGCCCAATTTCGTATCGGGTTACGTTCACACTTCGTCAAGCCGGTGTGATATTTCACACTGATACATAGAGCGAGGTCGCTGAAGAGACCGAACCGCTCTTCCTCTTGCCCCCTCACGCTTCACCACCATGTGCCCGATTTCGCAGTTTAGATCGATTGACGTCTCCGTCCGAACTCCATCCATATCGCCTCAAAACTTCATATCTCATCGAGGTAACTCCTTGCCAACATGGTAGCGGCAGTGCCCGACCAGATATGCTGGATGGTGactttttggttaaaaatttgtctatattacaaagacttaACCTCAAGGAGCTTATAGCTGAAGTTTCAGGGTGCTGCGTTGACTTCTGCTTGCCTCAGAGTCGTTTTCGTcgaacgcttttagagatttgtgaacatggaaaatatCGGTCGTCGATACGTGATTCGATACCTTCATATGAAAGGTTTGTCCAACATTAAAGCAATGTCAGATTCTGCTCTGGGAGAATATGGTCCTTCATTATCGACTCTAAAATATAGAGTGGGAGATTTTAACGCAGCTGCCAAGACGGACCCCGCAATGGCCGGCCCGATGACGCTCCatatctgaccactccagatttTTGTAgtgaaaatctacaaaactGTACTGAAAGATGGGTATTTCAGAAAGTATTATACTTTTGATCTAACAGTAGGATACGAGAAAGCTGTAGGCAAGGTAGGTGATGCGATTATTTAGAACTGAACGGAAACAGCGTCGCGAGGATGTTTCAGGGGAGTGTTTGGTAAAGTTTCCCGGCAGTAAAGTCGAGTTTTTGTGTCGATTCGTGCCCATGGATGAAACGTGGGTCGCTCCTTTCACATTTGAGAGGAAAGAGCGCTCAAAACAGTgaactcaaaggggagaagcGGATCCGAAGACGGCGAACACCGTTTCATCTGCAAGAAAGTTGATGACGTCAGTTATTTGGGATGCACATTAGATCATTTTTATCGGCTATTTCCATGAGGGAAAAACAAGGAACGGAGcatgttatataaatttattgcaccGTTTGAGGGGAAAAAAATGACGAAGGAGCGACTGTGTTTGGTGAAAAATAGAGTCCGGTCTCATCAAGACAATGCACCCGACCACGCTTCTATCATCACaatggtcaaaatcaatcaatttggttTCGAATTGCGTCCTCGTCcgccctattcgccagattcaGCCTCTTCAGATTTATCCATTTCCAAACTGGAAAAAATagctcggtggaaagagacTTGCCAACGACGAAGGGGTAGGGCCCGAGCTTGATGCCTATTTCGAAACCTTCGGAGCTTCTTACTCTAGCCCGAGAACGAAAACCATAGAAAATCGCTAGGACAGGTATGTCAATCTGAACGGTAACAACGTTGAGAAATCGTTCTTTAGGTCTTCTTggatacttctgggactatcctcgtatatGGCAAGAGAAATACAAGTTTTAAACCTGTTCAATAGGCTACAGTTAACCTGAATTCTATTGTTTGCGAGTTATCGTGGAAAGTGCACCCAAAGATTCCACGCGAAccggtttttttaaatcggaaTTCGGACAGGAATTTGTGAGTAGATGGATTGAATACCTCCTTATACCCACAGATTGTATTAAGGCGGTGCTGAAGGTTGCTACCACACAGACCTTCAAATAATTAGCATCGAAGACGTTAAGACATCATGGAATTCTCTTATTGGAATCTGGGCAATTGCTGAACCGTCTGGAAGTAGCCAGAAAGTCCACTATGAATAAAAACCCTCTGCAAGCAAGCTTTTGCTGCGACTTTACGTTTAATACTCTATTAAGATTAATGATATggcgaaacattttttttttttaatttaaatatttacttatctAATCCTTTGAGAGATTTGGTAAATGAATTTCGGACATTCCTTTTGTACTTTGGTTTTAATTAACAGCGATTTAAAGTTCTGTTTCAAGCTGCTTTTTGGTTTCTCCTTTCGAATCAGGACAGGAGACGCTTGCTCCTTTAGTTTCGCACATTCTTCATTTAAAGAATTAATGATCCCTTCGTTCTCCAAAGCTTGGACCATCAGAGCTTCATACATTCGGTCGTAGTGCTCGATTACTTCTTGCGCCTTCTCATACCTTTTCATCAAATCCTTGTAAAACATCTGAATTTCCTGTTTTTTTCGCAGAAATTGCAGACTCTCCAGCTCATGTTCATTCGCTATGTTCATACTCGTCCGAGGACCTAACCGAATCGCTAAGTCCCGATTTCTGGTCTCAAGTTCAGTGATTTGCTGGTCTAAATCGTTAATTTCCTCCTTGATGTTCTTCAGAAGGACGTGGATTTCCTGCACCCACTTGCGATATTTGTTGATTTCGAGATGTTTGGACAAGAGGTTTTTCGGTTCCGGTTTCTGCAATTTGTTTTGGGAATTGAGTGCCATTAACggtaacaaatatttagttacCTTAAGGAGAATTATAAGATAAAATAGTTTCATaatcaaataaacataaaatgcaattttgaaatttttctcaaaagtgCTGACAGGAAACTTCGATTAAATGTGACGCTTGACAGTTTTTAGGTTTACAAACGGCCTATTTAGGTACCTGTTCATGGAGATTTTACCTTATTTCGGGGCTTTTTGGATAAGCAGAGTCAGCAGGAAATGACCACATTCAGTTAACGAACTTGCTCTGCATGTAACTGGCCACGTTGCGGTGAAATGGCCAGTTTTGAAAAACTATCCGACAATGTTGGATTATCACTAGTACCTCCGtggtaaaaatgaaatgaggttaatataataataatttcaatttagcCACCGGTAATCATGTCCAAGCATGCTTCAAAAGAAAGAATTAACACATCACCCAACAAGTCTCGGTCTGACACAGTGATGACAACGCCGCCGACATGTCCATATGATTTCTGGATTGGACCGACCTTCAAGCGATACCTATCAAAGTTTCATGACATTGTGCCAGTTAGTTTACAGGTTGCAGTGGTTGAAGGGACCCCAGATTCGAAGTTAGGTGCGTTTACTCATACCAGACCGAAAGTAATAAGGCGTATTCATAGATCCGTTTGGGATTGCCCAAACGAGTTAAAAATTTCTACAAGTCGACCcagatttccaaaaaaaagcTTCAACAGGGCCCAAAGGGCTTTTAATTCGTCAGATTTCGGAGATTTGCAACGAATCGTAAATATAGTGCGGAATTATGCTAAATTGGCCAATTCCATAACTCTAAGTTTCTAATCACTTCAACTCTGGGACAATGTAGTAACAAGACCTAGATGGACAGAAAATGACGATTTGGGTCCGTGCCAGTGACATCACCGGCGAATTTACACAAATCAACTCTGATTCGCAAACTGACCGCTTCAAATGGGCCAAAAcgacaaatttgctcctcaggTGCTATTTAGCAATCAGACGACCAAACTGGCATCAGCATCTTGGGACACGAACGGTATTTTGTTCATTGATTATCTTGAGAAAGGTAAAACTATCAATAGGTAATATTAGATATCCTCATTGGATCGATTGAGTGTGGGTATCAAGGAAAAGGGCTTCAcgtggaaatgaaaaaaaattgtttcaccAGGACGATGCTTCACATCACAGCTCGTGGAAAATTGTGGTTAAATCGAATGAATGACGCTTCCGATTACTGCCTAATCCACCGCACTCTCCTAGTCTGGCTCCTAGCGACTACTGGGTTTTTTGCGGACATCGAAAAGTTGCTCTAGGGAAGAAAGTTTGGCCGAAACGAAGAAATCGTTGCCGAAACTGggaccaattttaaaaataaagaacatttttatgcaaaaaaggCATTAAAGAGTTAGATCAGGGTCGGAATTAATGTGTCCCTCTTCAAGGAGACTGTGTTGATGAACAAACtcgaacaataaaaaaaaaatggttttcccTGGTTCAACAGGAGATTTATTGAGTGACATGTTATACCTAATTGCAATGCCATTTATAACTACCAGATTATTTCCAGACTAGTGAAACATGAAGAATTATGTAGACAACTCAGCGAGTCTTGTGGATATTCCATTTAACAGTCTAGATTGAAAATTGATCGTCTAATCTAATACATCAATGGGTGCGTCGCGACCGTACCATTTAAAGGTAATGACCGCCGCGTCAGATAGAGATGATACTGTCCGACCTCGATATGCAAAAATGAGATAGGTGTGCGATTTGTTATCGTTAACATTATATGCGTGTGTAATGATGAGCGTCCTCGACGATTTCCGTGAGATTATCAGACCATCTACATAGAAGTTAAAAGTTAGaagttttaatgattttagcAGGGGTTGGGATCAATGGAGTTATAACTACGTGCTGGATCGACGTACctcctacgaaaaaaaaaaatgtttttgctgCTTGTGAATGCATTGAGCAAGTATGCAGTGTGTCAATTTGAACTTCGATTGCTCATAACTCTGaatatcgaattttttttaaacataaaaaaaaacgttaaaaaaacagGTAACTGCTGGCTGCAAGTTTCTATGTGCACTCTTAAGGGGATTCcccaactttaaaatttttacttacaaCACCTGTCACGTgatacctcattttaaaggtcttcaTCAACTGCgcataaataaatagtttcaataaaaaaatttaatctttcccaagataaaaaattaaattaaattaaaaaaatgtcgacaaaaattgttcaaatggtcCGCCGTTTTTTCTCAACTAAAGAATAGTCGGAACTTAACTTCTCTCACTTTTTCAAATGTGCCAGGGGTGATGGATGGACACACTTTGGTAATCCGATACTGTAAATGTGCTGCAAATTGGTTGGCTTGATTTTACAAACGATTGACTTAATGCggcttcaaaaaaaaaatcgagcgaTGTTAAGTCCGGTGGTCGCGGTGGCCGGCCTATTGCTCCTCTGCTACCAATCCATCTTCCAGGATCATGTTCATCTAGCCGCTGTCTTGTTTGTGGGGCATAATGCGGTGGAGCACTATCCGATTGGAGATGTAAAAGATTTTCGTCTAATCGCAGGTCATTATCGACTTACCTTTCGATCGACACACCGCTTTTGCAAATCGTTTTCAACGCAGCACTTATATTAGAATAATTTTCGTCAATGCCGTTATTCATACTGGCAACAAGGAAGTTGAGATATAGTAAAGAAGCACGTGATTCTAGAAGATaagagaaaaaacacaaaagacTTACTTtgatcaaatattttcaagagactttgcgaatattttttaaatgtgataCTTTTGCATGAAAAATGCTGTTACtcctcaaaaattgaattttcaaatttcaattagttttttatACGCCCTTTAcaaagacctttaaaatgaggtatcGCACTATTGGTGTTGGAACTTAACACTTTAAGGTTGGGATGCGTACGCACCTTGGGGGAGCACGTAGAAGCTCGCAGCGCACGTTAAATTGACTCCCCCTCCGTTCTGCCAAACTGATTTTTGAAtgttccataaaaaatttcaatctttGGAGTTACAAGCGGTCCGAAGCTTCGAAATTGACGTACCGCGTGTTGCACTTCGGCTCGGCATTTCGATTTTCGGAAATTGACAACGATTCAGAGAATTTGGCGACTCCTCCAAATTGTCGGGGGTGAAGGAAACGTCATATGAAACGTGCAAATTACTAGGGCGACAGAggggaaaaatattattctttcTCAAAGCTCTTTGCCGTTCCGTCGTGGCATcattaaagcaaattaaaaaactccTGGAGCTCGTAAATCGACTTCATCGACATTTGAAATACGGTGCGTCTCGACGATTCAGGCAGAAGGCAGAAGACCCGACTTAATTACGCTAATTGAAAATCATACACCGAAAGGACGGTCTCAGTTTCAGATACTCCAAATTCCTCATCAATATTCTCGATTTGCTGCGGGTACCCGAGTATCTGACAAGAGTAAGCAGTGGCAATTAAGCACCTTGAGACAACTAACCGCATAATGAGACCTCACAAGATGGCTGCGattaatataaaatgaaattggaGAAGTTACGCAATTAAAACGACATGTCCCACTTATTAGCTTAGAGCGCCGCGGAATGAATCCTCCTGTGTGTCGTCGCTTCATTCGTCCTATAAATCCCATAAGCGGGTCTGCAAAATTCTTTCCTTAAAAGTGCGTAATGGTCATTTACGGGCCTTGCAAGAACGAGGAATTATTCTATTCCGTTACACCTCGGGTACATCAGAGGCGTCGGGCATGTAAGATTAAATTCTTTTCATGGAATGAAGCTGTTGACTACAGTCCCTAAGCATACTTTACGATTTTCCTCCAAAAACTACAAGCTTCAATATCCTAATAATAAAGTCATTGAGAACCCCCAGTGGTGAAATTTATAGCCGCCTAAATGGTAAATTCGTGTCTTTGTATCACACCCGGTACATGGCAACAGCCCGAGGATTCCTCTTTATACGCGGCACTCCCACATTTTAGTACAATTCTATCAATAAAAACCTTCGAGTCGGGCTTAAACCgtattttattagattttcaggcgaataaaattagttttaatgttatttatcTTATGAGTTGTAAACCATATATCCTCGAAGCGTGGTGGTCCTCAAGCGGGAGACCCACCAAGAGTGTGAGCGCATCACTTAAAATTTACGTTACGGTTTTGGTGACGCACATTCTTATCACGAGACTTTGACTTAATGAAGATATATTCGATACTTTTAAGGagaaacttgaatttttccaaGCACGGCGATCGCTGAGCGACTTCGAATAAGAATTCTATCACGCCACAAGAGAATCGCTTCAACAAAAGCTTTGCTACGTTTTAACGAGAGAAAAACAGCATAGTTAGGCTTCTTATTTCATTCCAAGTAGGCCTAACGAAATAACGAACGCGTATCGCACGGTACACGTTAAACCACTTACACCACCTCCTTTGGAGGTACCGATTTGttacaaaaaattgtctaCGTGCCCGCCATATCTCCTCTTTGGCGGATACCGGCACCACAAATTAGAAACCGCTTGTTTGTAAGTTTGGTACAACCATTTAAGCTTCCAGTTTATGTCGACGATCAGTCATCTGTTTTGTTTTTGCTACGTTAACATGGTACTTCGAGTCGAATATTAATCacaatttaagttatttgatGCATACAGGGCGATCCATTAACAATGGGACAACCGAAAGCTGGCGATGCTGCGCGTCAAACGGTGACCACTGGAGGAAACGTGCCTCGGCGGAAACTCGATGGTTTCGGATGTACACCCCTGGCCAAAAGTTCGGATGAACTTGGGTCAGGTGTGTTTAGCAGTTGCCAAATATGGCTATTTATGCAGTTCATGTTAATATTTAACgtttaaagtgaaaaacatacaaaaaatccCCTCAATACTTCGTGACTACTGGAGTCGGTATGTCAAGCGTAAAAAAGGTCTTCCTCCGCTTATCGAAAATAGGGGATTCACCGCTCACCTGTTATCTCCGTAATCCACGTTCAAGTTGATTGTGGTTGTTTACGTCTAAAATAGATCTGAAAGGACATTTGAAGTTACTGCCACGAGTGCTCAAGTGCGGGACACGTCGAAACCTGTCTAGAAAATGCGTGGACGAATTCTTCAACAATCCATCTGTTTAAACAAGTTTCAGTGCCAAAAGAGGGTTGAAATTACTATTGAAAAACAAAGTGCGATAATCCACTCACGCGGCGAAGGATTTtcatatcgccaaattgctgaaaaatctgaaagttTCCTCAGAGGTATACAATCAGCCATTCACCGATTCAATCACGCGGGCAGTTTTCGCGGTCGCCCTCGTAGTGGGCGGCCTAAAGTGACCACCCCTCAAGAAGATACTCACATTGTCGTCGCCAGCAAAAGAAATGAACAGTTGACAGCACCAGAAATCCGAGCAACTTTGAACAGTACCCGGCTGAACCCCGTATCGTTAACGACAGTGACAAGGGGGATTAAAGGGGTGCATTGCTGCGAAGACACTGTTGTTGAGATTGGCAAACAATCAAAAACGTCTTCAATGGGGCCGCGAGCATCGAAGTCGGACTATTGAACGGTAGAAAAAGGTGCCGTGGATGGACAAATTAAAATCCGAAATCTTTGGCGAGTTTCCGTCAGAAGAAGTCCTTCGGAGAAAATGGCTCGGCGGCGTTTGGTGCCAACCAAAGCATGGGGGTGTTTCCATCACGGTTTGGGGATGATTCTTCGGCCACGGTATCGACGATTGCGTCGAAATTGGTGGAATCATGAAGACGGGGGGAATGTAAGAAAATCTTTCTCGAAAATGCCTTCCAATCGGGGTGCCGACTTATTAGGCGTGGGTTCGTCTTTCAGCACGACAAAGATCCCAAACGCACTTATCGCCTCTGTCGAAACTATTTGGAAGAGGAGGAGAATGCTGGAACGTTGGAGAAGATGATTTGGCCTCCACGCTCGCCTGATCTCAACCCAATCGAGTTATTATGGGAAGAATTACCTCCTGTATGTTACTCCACAATTCGTCTAAATTTGtgggatttttattttgaaaatttcctttcataTGACTCCACAAATTTCCTGTTGGGTCGAATCTGGACTGCGTGGtggccaatttaaaacatttaccATATTATTCCTAATCCAGCTTTTGACAAGTCCTGACAAATGTTTCGGATTATTGTCGTGCATAAATTTGTATCTCATTGGCATACGTTCATCTGCATAAAACTCCATGATAATGGAGGAGATGTCTCTGTACACAAATCGGTCCATAATAACTGCGATTTTATACAATGGACCAACACCATATCATGAAAAA
This portion of the Euwallacea fornicatus isolate EFF26 chromosome 13, ASM4011564v1, whole genome shotgun sequence genome encodes:
- the LOC136343044 gene encoding laminin subunit alpha-3; its protein translation is MKLFYLIILLKKPEPKNLLSKHLEINKYRKWVQEIHVLLKNIKEEINDLDQQITELETRNRDLAIRLGPRTSMNIANEHELESLQFLRKKQEIQMFYKDLMKRYEKAQEVIEHYDRMYEALMVQALENEGIINSLNEECAKLKEQASPVLIRKEKPKSSLKQNFKSLLIKTKVQKECPKFIYQISQRIR